CTCTAGATAAAGATGAGTAGCAAGAGGAGAaactacacacacaaacacataaatcCGTATTAAGACCTAAGAGTGCCTACAActaagaaagaaatgtgaaaaaatatataagtagctATGATTTCAACACTACAAAATCACTTTTAGCCTGGGACCAAACACATGACAATCTCTTGGCAATATTtcataagttttcaactctttTCCAGCCTAAATGACTATGGGCAATAAAACCATTTCCTTTACCCCAGTTCTACTGTAGAAAGGCCGAGTGCTGTGGTAAATATGAAACCATCCCTTTCTCAACCTTTCAGTAGCAATTAACCAAGATACTGTTCTCCTTTGCTGAATGACTCAATTATACAGTTTCATGTACATTCTGCAACCCAAGTCACAGATGTTACAGAACATGCAACTTTCAATTAGTAAAGGTTTAACTGCAAAAATCATTAGGTTCACACAACTTAAATCTACAATAACTTTTAAAGTTTAATCAGGTAAACTCAATCTTTTCTTGGTAATGAAACTGGTGACATTAGTGAGCCCaagggcaggtagagaaaaagaaccaggcaaaataatgtgttttttaaagaaactttcctAATCAGGGAAATAATTAGCATTTTGTCTACTAGTTGAATGTTGCtgaatttgtcaaaaaaaaaaaaaaccttaaatatatttaatagctATATCAAATTGTTTAAAGTGAAATCATGCACTTGTCAAAATAGTTCACAGAAAATTGTTTAGCATCAAAGATAATGAGGAAGAGTCAACTAGTTGGATTTAgtgagaacagaaaaagaactacTGTCCTGAACAGTCAGTGTATGTGGTAACCATATTTCCTCTTCGTTGAGTGACAGTCCTGCAGTGCTTGCTAGATCCATGAAATCTATTTTCAGTCTGTACTGTATGCCGATTGGTAGAGTCAAaaccactaaaagaaaacattttctccatatcttcaAACATGTCATCAAATAACCCAGCTCCAAAAGAAAACTCTTGGAAATGATGCCTTTGTCTACTGGAACCATCCTGGCGTGTCtggaaatgattttcaaaatgctTCTTGGATCGAGTGTTTTGGTTTTGACCAAAAAAGCCGAAGTCTTTAAACAAGTCATCAAAATTGAAGTTAAATGACTGCTCAAAAGAACTTCCACTACCTCTTTGTCCTTTACCATTAGTAAAAGCAGTGTGTCCAAGTGTATCATACTCTTTTCGTCTATTAGCATCTGAGAGTGCTTCATATGctgaaagagataaaaatatttttagtaactgAAGATAAAATCTTCAAAACTACATACATTCAAATCTCTTCAAGTAAGTGAactgaatattattattttagggaAGAATTTCAcatcagaaataaaagcaaaacactaCAAATAAAAGCATCAAGTTAATCAAACTTATAAAACAAGGTAGAAACTGTCTTATTAACTGCTGTATTATCAGCAGTTGGCACAATGCCATCTataatactcaataaatagttattaaatgCTACCATTACTACAAATAAACACGTGGGCAACAATTACAGAGTTCTTTAAGCTTCATATTTGTGTGAAATCattaattgtattaaaaaattaaaccatcAACTATAACCAATTAATAGGAATTAAGATTTTGCACCTCCTTGCTTAAGTAAATGTTTAATTCTAACTCCCTGCTCGGTTACCTTCACCCAACAATTACTGAATGCTCAGCAGGTGCAATTTGTTTTACAGCTAGTCCGAAATCaaaatttgtttcaattttttttaaagacaaatatggCTTTGAAACGCAGATCAAGTGAATAAAGCACTTTAGAGtctagtttaatttttaagtatttaatgtttaaaatggtaaaatattctGTTTCATAAGTTAGTTGATAAGAATTTGGGgtacttaaaattctttttgtcaTAGAAACAACAGTGATCTTATAAATAACATAGAATAATAAATTTTCAATATGTTTAGATATGTATACCAATAAAATTATCTATTAtcctttcatgtatttattcaggAATCAAAGCATCTGTAATAAGAAAATCATCTCAGGGAATCACACAATATCTATACATAAATCCCACTCCACCTATCATTCTCCTTACTAGTTAATAGTCATGACACTTCAGAGATTGGCATTTATTTACCTTCTGCAATCTCTCTGAATTTTGCTTCAGCATCCGGGCTCTTATTTTTGTCAGGGTGGTACTTCATGGCCAACTTGTGAAAGGCCTTCTTGATTTGGCGCTCTGATGCCGATTTTGGCACACCTAAGATATCATAGTAGCTTTTTGAGGCCAGAATTAATTCTGTTatcattaaaatgcagattgcaAAGATGAAAAGTGACTGGGGAGTAGCCATTTCTAATAtcctaaaacagaaaagaagaaaaaaatgttatcgATGGAGCTaatcttaaaacttttttcttttaaaagaaatccaaCACAAGGTAAACCTAATGCAGAATCAAAATGTTAAGCATACAGTATCTTGTACCTGTTCACATGTAATTTCACTTATAGTTTTATAACTCCCAAACTGGCTTAACCTTATTGAGAACAAAAATAATCCTTGGCTTTGTCCACTAATACTCTGGCCATACACAAAGGAGATAGAAAATTGTCAATAACTGATTTTTAACCAGTTTATATTGAAGATTCATCAAATGCAagcattgaagaaaaaaaaaagaaaatcaaataagatCCCAACCTTCCTTTCAAGAATTCATACCCTGAACGTAATAATGTATTtaacttcacagaaaaaaaattaaaaaaaaaaaaaaacggtggaGCACCAAGGTAAATAGCCCAGCATATGTAAATTAGTATTAATCTCTCTCTAAAAATTCAGCTTTCATTTCAACAGGTGAGCCAAGGACTGCAAGTAGAGAATCTTATTAATACTGACAATACTAGAATGTTGTGTTTTTCCCAAATGTTAAGATCCCAAATGTTTAACCAGGAAACGTGGctaaatattgtttaaaactCAAGATGAACAGAATTTAAGATTTCTCCTACAGCTGCCAGAAAAATGAACTTTGATAGTTTCTTCTGTGGTTAAGGCAGATTCTTACTTTCACACTTCTCAGcagttaaaatatttctcttaccTTTAAACCATTAAAGAAATGTTAGCTTAGAATTCTTGACAATACGTACTCAATGACTTGAGATTCAAAACGAAGGGATGGATCCTGTTTTTTTGAATACGGTACCACCAGGGTCCTTAGTAACCTATGATGCCATAACAAGGCTGACGAAAAACACTACGGCTTGTGGAAATTGCCTGGTTTCCTCTCCAGTGGCCTTTCCTAAGAGTAATTAGCAGGCAGGTAGATTACTTATTTCCAGAGAGTTACTCGTAGTCACGGGTACCAAGGATCAAGTACCACCTCTCGGTTTAAGGAACATAAACAAGAATGTGTCCCATGGACGCTGCGTCAACTGCAGGTTGCTCCCTAGTCAAAGGGCGGATCTAAAACTGACAGGGAAGCGCCTCACTGGTTCAGTAGACGTTATTCCACGGTCTCAAGGTGGAcatctaatgattttttttttttttttgagctgactaattttgtattgtaCAGACTTCTCATCCCCAAGACGGCCCCGCCAGCCAGCAGCCCGTGCCTTATTCCCCAGCCTCGGTGGCCGGCTGGGCTGGACCGTCCAACCTTCACCTAAAGGCGAGGCACCTTCCCTGCCCGCCCAGGCCCCGCCGTAGAGGCTGCCTGAGAACCGGACTCTAATCCGGCGCCCGTGAAAGCCAGCGGCACAACCCAAAACACGATTCTGTGAGGCGGCTCTCTCCGTTTTTCTATTCTCTCGGCCAAAAACATGCAGTCCCTTGTCCCTGCGGCGACCGTGGCGGACACGGAGGCCAATTCAGCTCACAAAGACAGGTCTGGGCTACCCTCCGAACTCCCGTCCCCACGACCCCGGCCTCGTCCCTCACCTGCACCCTCCGACTACTGCTGCTCCTCCACAGAGGCGCTGGCAACCCTGACGATTGGCTCGGGTCGGCTGCTCGGGCCCGGCCCCTCACCGCGGCCTCCCGGAGCTGGCGCGCGCCCTAATCTCGGTCCAACACCGACCTAGCGCTCCTCCCTCGTCGCCGGAGCCCAGTCCCCTCTCAGCCAGCTTCTCACGGGCAGCAGGCAGCCGCTGGCGCCACCACCTCAGAAGACCTACACGAAACGCTTCCCCATTGGCTTCTGCCTCCCCACGTGACCCCGGCGCCCTACGCGCACGTGGAAAACTGTTGTTGCCGCTGGGGCTGTGCGCCACTTCCGGCCCCAACCCCCGAAAAGGCGGTGCTTAAATCGGCGGAGGCGGAAGTGAGTCGATAGACGAGGCGGCGTTCCAGGCGGATGCCAgcgcaggcgcagtggctccagAGGCCTGGATCTGTGGCGCACCCTCAGTGAGGAGGGCTGCCCTGCGCCCGTCGCCGACCCGGGTTTCCCGGGGCCTCACCCGAATGATGCCCCGCTATTGCGCAGCGATTTGTTGTAAGAACCGCCGGGGACGAAACAATAAAGACCGGAAGCTGAGTTTTTATCCGTAAGTTGTCTGTGGAGCAGAAGCGTCAGCCTCGCCGTGAGGCGTTGGACCTGTGGCCTTTGGACTTGGGTGTCTCCTGTCCACTCTGCCAGTGAGTCCTTAGCTACTCCGTACGTGGCCCGTCGCCCGCGGGAAGACGCGGGGAAGGCGCTAGTTCAGTTTACCTAGCAATGCCCTTCCTGCGCGAGGACTGCGGGCTGGTGGCGAGGCCCAGGAGCCTGTTTGGGTGTTAACAGTTAAAACAGCAAAGTTTGCGCGGGCTTCTGTGGTTTTCAGAGTCTTTTCCCCACCTCTGGTGATCTCATTTCATTGAACAACATTAACCACCATTTTAAGATACGTGAAACCTGCGCGGTGGAAAGGTGCACGCAAAGTTAACTTACACCTCCTGCGAGTTAGGTCCCATAGGTATAATTTCATCCCACTTTTCTCCTGAGAAAACCGAGGCCCAGAATGATTAGGTAACCGACCTTGAAAGTTTAGTGTCAGAGCCATTGTAGATACTCTGCAGAGAGCAAGGTTTTATTCTGTTATTCAGAATTACTAGAGCCACAATATATTTCCATGAAACTATTGAAGCACTGATTTGTATTCAGAAGTACAGAAAAGCAGTGTCGTATAATAAGTAGGGGTCCAGGCTTCAACGCTAGATCCTGGTTCCACCACTTTGTAACTTAATGACCTCTTGGAAATTAAGCTTTGGTGTCTCACATATCTCATCTATAACGCGGAGATGTTAAAAGTGCTTACATGATTAATAACACATGAAAagcaacatatttaaaatactgcatttccattttttcttgtatttgaaGACAATTCGTTTAGATCTAACCTGGTTCAGATTTTCAGCCGTTGTTTTGTGCCCATTTTACTTTAGACCCGAAGGACTTATTCACTAATGATTCAACTGCTTTCCAGTATTTTAAttaatggggggaaaaaaaaactgataaccccaccaggcgccgtggctcacgcctataatcccaggactttgggaggccgaggcgggcagatcacctgaggtcgggagttcgagaccagcctgaccaacatggagaaaccccttctctactaaaaatacaaaattagccgggcgtggtggtgcatgtctgtgatctcagctactcgggaggctgaggcgggagaatcacttgaaccgggaggtggaggttgaggtgagccgagatcgcaccattgcaccacagcctgggcgacaagagcgaaactccgacTCGAAAACAAAACTGATAACCCCGAGTAATTCACAATCCATGGCAATATTTCCAGGATTGTCTGCCTTGAAGCCCTGCCTCAAGATGCAAAGAGATGTTTGGGGGAGGAAAACAATCTAATCCACTTTCAGTTTATAGGAAAATATTACTGTACTAATGGCTCTACCTCTGACAATGTTTGTAGCAAAAGATCATGTTGAACTTGATTTAACCTCGTATTTCCCAGATTTATTTGGCCTTTGATATTGGAGATGGGGTGTAACTCCACACTAAAATTTTTAACTAACCTTTGTGGACCTTACAGTAACTttttaggaaggaaaaaataatgcaagtgaattgtaaagattttttttcactgaaaatgCGAATATGGTAAAAGTGGTATTATTTctagggtttaaaaaaaaaaattttgtgtgtaatccacaaaataaaaatttagttttattctCCAGTAGCGCCAAACTTGAATTGAATTTACTCATGTTAACACTACAGCAAACTgtagtttaaatatatatgaatttgggAATTCGGTTAATATAGTGTCCAGTCTGTACTGTGATTATCTTATGCTTTTTGGGGAATTACATAAgacaatgaaacaaaattatcaaATGAATTGAACcaatataaagatataatttattcAGGAAACATGATCAAGATTTCTTAAAGATTTACCTGTTCAGGAAGCAATACAATCCAGTTACCAATAAGGATATtcacacagtatttttttaatgagttgaTAACTTAGCATATAGGTACAATGGAAATAATGTGCAAACAGCATCCATGTACATGAATTTACAGTAAAAAGCATTATTGTAAAAGGCCTATATCATTTCAGTTGTGACAAGAGAAATGAATTTACCAATGGCCAGAAGTAGGCAGGTCctctaaaagaaaatttgtttgcctttaaaattccttttctggTTATACTTGTCATACTTACAACCTAATATTTGTAaagttaaagtatttttaaaacatgattaataTTGTTTCTGTGGTTAGAATTTCCAAAGGTAGTTTATCTGATTTTTTCCATATGAGGAtatcaggattaaaaaaaaagagtacccAGATTTTCCGTGGCATCTTAAAAAGTTAACAGAATTTAAGGGGGGAAAAAATGATGCTACTACAAAACATAAGCTAAATGTTTGGGATTGGGGGAAGGGAATGTATAACAGCTACATTTTATATGAGAAACCTTATATTATTACTATTCTTATAAACAGGAAATTATGTGGTGTCTTGGACTGTGTTCTTGGAAAATTATCAAATGAAATATAAAccattttcaaatattgttttgtATACTTTGACCCAAACCTTTTTAGATTGATAGGAAAAATTTTCTATCAAATTCTGCCATACATTGTAATGTTAGCACCAACTCTAAATCCAGGTTATTGTCAGGTACAGGAACAAAACGTATACAGCGCTGTCTTGCCATTtgtatttgatttgttttatgtaaaatatctcaGACTGTCCCTTTTAACATGTTTCATTCTTGTATCAGAGTTTCTCCTTCAGAACTTGAATTTTGGAGTTCCCAGTTCATTAGTTATAGAAGTGTAGTACTATTAGACTGGATTACATATAGATGGAATTAAAGCTGATGCTAGTAAAGAGAATATTTTCAGTACTCTTTCAGCTGAATCATTTGTTTGAAATCATTTGTTTGAACaatctacttattttttaaatattaacataaattgTAAAGCTTAATGCTGCCTTGAATTGTAGACAACAAGCCATTTGACTTGAGGTGGTATTATGAAATACATTTGAACaggaatttataatttatacaaaGCTCTTTTCTAGTTCTAGGCAAACTGTACAGCAATATAAAAATGGAACATAAtccatagaaaatacaaatagattTTGTCCTTTATAGGAACACATATATTTTACTTGAAGGGACTCTGAATTATGTTCAGCTCTTACCAGATAAGAGCCTTGGCTACATGTCTTACACCTTAGGCCTCTTACTGCAGAGATGATAATGGTACTAGTTGTGATGAAGATACTCTTATTTGGTAGGGATGGTTGCCTTCCTCTTGTAGCACTTACTTGATGCATAGGTTACCCAGATATATGGGGTTGGAATTTGGCAAAGTTGTAAAAATATagcaaagttttcctttttttcttcttttttttttttttaaattccagatttCCTCTACATGACAAAGAAAGACTGGAAAAGTGGTTAAAGAATATGAAGCGAGATTCATGGGTTCCCAGTAAATACCAGTTTCTATGTAGTGACCATTTTACTCCTGACTCTCTTGACATCAGATGGGGTATTCGATATTTAAAACAAACTGCAGTTCCAACAATATTTTCTTTGCCTGAAGACAATCAGGTATTGCAGTATGGGAGAGGGGTAATGCTGAGCAGAGTGGCAGATTGCAGGGTGGCAGGTGATCAGGTGGGAGAGTAGGAGGGAACTATAACTTGGGTAAGCAGATACTTGGAAAAAAGGGAGCACTAACTTGTGCTTTTACTAaaagtgataatttttaaaaaattgaagtcaTGAAGCACAGCTTAAGAGAAGCAAGAGATATACATTATTAAGTTATTAACACAAGttcatgagttttattttttatactttcttttttgtgtgtgtgagacaaggtctcattctctcaccctggctggagtgcagtggcacgatctcagctcactgcaacgtctgcctcccaggttcaagccattctcttgcctcagcctcctgagtagctgggattacaggcgcctgccaccacgcccggctaattcttgtatttttagtagggatgggggtttcaccatgttagccaggctggtcttgaactcctgacctcaggtgatctgcccgccttggcctcccaatatacTAGTCTTTTGAATGATCTCAAATGTTTCTGTCGTATATTGAATGGGATTAATGTTTTTTCGAAAACACTTTAAGGTGTATGtacttagaactttttttttgttaactaAATTGCTTGGCCTTGTAGTGctcaaaattataattaaatagcACTAGCATAATAAGCCAGTAAAGGTCTTTTTCAgaacatgaaaatattattttctagggAAAAGAcccgtctaaaaaaaaatcccagaagaaaaacTTGGAAGATGAGAAAGAAGTATGCCCAAAAGCCAAGTCAGAAGAATCATTTGTattaaatgagacaaagaaaaatatagttaaCACAAATGTGCCCCCTCAACATCCAGAATTACTTCATTCATCTTCCTTGGTAAAGCCACCAGCTCCCAAAACAGGAAGTATACAAAATAACATGTTAACTGTTAATCTAGTTAAACAACATACTGGGAAACCAGAATCTACCTTGGAAACATCAGTTTACCAAGATACAGGTATAGGTGATTTTCACACATGTTTTGAGGATCTGAATTCTACAACCATTACTTTGACAACTTCAAATTCAGAAAGTATTCATCAATCTTTGGAAACCCAAGACGTTCTTGAAGTAACTACCAATCATCTTGCTAATCCAAACTTCACAAGTAATTCCATGGAAATAAAGTCAGCACAGGAAAATCCGTTCTTATTCAGCACGATTAATCAAACAGTTGAAGAATTAAATACAAGTAAAGAATCTGTTATTGCCATTTTTGTACCTGCAGAAAATTCTAAACCTTCAGTTAATTCTTTTATATCAACCCAAAAAGAAACTATGGAAATGGAAGACATAGAC
Above is a genomic segment from Macaca thibetana thibetana isolate TM-01 chromosome 3, ASM2454274v1, whole genome shotgun sequence containing:
- the DNAJB9 gene encoding dnaJ homolog subfamily B member 9, whose translation is MATPQSLFIFAICILMITELILASKSYYDILGVPKSASERQIKKAFHKLAMKYHPDKNKSPDAEAKFREIAEAYEALSDANRRKEYDTLGHTAFTNGKGQRGSGSSFEQSFNFNFDDLFKDFGFFGQNQNTRSKKHFENHFQTRQDGSSRQRHHFQEFSFGAGLFDDMFEDMEKMFSFSGFDSTNRHTVQTENRFHGSSKHCRTVTQRRGNMVTTYTDCSGQ
- the THAP5 gene encoding THAP domain-containing protein 5, with translation MMPRYCAAICCKNRRGRNNKDRKLSFYPFPLHDKERLEKWLKNMKRDSWVPSKYQFLCSDHFTPDSLDIRWGIRYLKQTAVPTIFSLPEDNQGKDPSKKKSQKKNLEDEKEVCPKAKSEESFVLNETKKNIVNTNVPPQHPELLHSSSLVKPPAPKTGSIQNNMLTVNLVKQHTGKPESTLETSVYQDTGIGDFHTCFEDLNSTTITLTTSNSESIHQSLETQDVLEVTTNHLANPNFTSNSMEIKSAQENPFLFSTINQTVEELNTSKESVIAIFVPAENSKPSVNSFISTQKETMEMEDIDIEDSLYKDVDYGTEVLQIEHSYCRQDINKEHLWQKVSKLHSKITLLELKEQQTLGRLKSLEALVRQLKQENWLSEENVKIIENHFTTYEVTMI